Genomic window (Thermanaerothrix sp.):
TTGAACCCCTTGGGAACCTGCCCCTCGGTCACCCACATGAGAACCCCCGGCCATTCCATCCCGCCGAGCATGGCCCAAAGGTCCTCCCAGTGGGGCTTGGGCACGATGGCGGCAAACAGAAGGTCCTGCCCTCCAAAGGCCACCCCAAGCTTGCATCGACCTGGGTCTATGGCGCAGTCCACCAGTTCCTCCCCATGACGCTGGCCCAACGATCGTACATCCAGATCCACTGATCCGGCACCTCCCTTATCCAGGAGGACAATAGACGGTTGCAAATCTCCAAGGATCCCAGCTCGTCCCTGCCGAAGGGCTCACCGCCGGGACCTTCGAGGGGCGGGAAGAGGGTTACCCTGTGCATCACAGGATCCCAAGGGCTCCTCACGGACCTGCAGGGCACCACTGGACACCCGAGCTTCCTCGCAAGCTTCACGGGCCCCAAGGGGGTGCTGGCGGGGAGCCCCAGGAACTCCGATACCAGTCCCTTGGACTTGGCGTCCTGGTCCAGGAGCACCGCCAGCGCCCCGCCCTCCTCAAGGCAGCGGAAGACCCCCTTAAGATCCGAAGCCTTACCTATGGTAACCACGCCGCAGCTGGACCGCATGGACACCAACATGTCCGTCAGCCTTGGATCCCGCTGGTCCGCCGCAACCACCCTTATGGGGTACCCCTTAAGCGCCAGGGCCGCGGCGGTGAGCTCCCAGTTGCCCATGTGGCAAGAGAGTATTATGGCCCCCTTACCCATGGACAACGCCCGGTCAAGGTTCTCCAACCCCTCAAACTCCACCAGCCCGGGGATGGCCTCACGCATGACGGGAAAGCGAATCACCTCCGCAAGCCCCATGCCGAAGTGCCGGTAGGAGGACAAGACCACCCCCCTGGCGGCCTCCCTTGATATGCCAAGGGCCCTGGAGCAACGGGCGGAGGCCTGGTCCACCCTCTCCTTGGAGAATGCCGCCACAAGCTTCCCCAACCATCCGCCCAGCCTCACCGAAGACCCATGGCCCATACATCTAAAAAGGGAGACTAAGATCTTTAGGCCTCCCACTATGAACGGCTGCTTCATAAAATAAAAACCCCGCTTAAGATCCCCTAGGGCCCGCCAGAACCTCCAGGCATGGGGACTAGATCAAACGTTCCCTTCCGGCCACCCAGTGCTCAAACATGCTGCGGCTGTCGTCCATGGAAAGGGTGAAGCCCTGGCCCGAAAGCCCCATCTGGCAGGCCACGATGGCCTGACCAGAGAGCACCGAAGCCAGGTAATCGGTGAACAGAGTGTCCTCCTCCCCCACGTCCCCCATGGTGAGGCAAATCACCGTGGAGGCCGCCCTCTCCACCACCTTCAGCGAACCGTCGCTGAGCCTCGCAAGCCCCGCGGCGCAGCCCGCGGCGGCGGCAAGAAGCCGGTCGTATCCGTTGGCATCCTCCACCCTGGCCACCATGTAGCCCGACACCAGGGCACCAAGGGACAGGGCCTCCGCCAGCGGACGACGGTCCTTGCCAAGGTAGTTGCACAACACCCACATGGGCACGGTGAGCAGCATCCCGGCGGGCACGCTCCCGATGACAGGCGCGGCATCCACGTCCCCATCGGACAAGGCAAGATCCAGACCAGCGCCGCACATGGACCTTGCCACCCATATGGGGTCCTCGTCAAAGGCCCCACGCCATAACCTGTAACCCAGCGCCCTGCCGCTGGGCTTCAATATCCCCCGCTGAGCCAACTTGTAGTTGGCGTCCCCCGTGAAGAGGACCCACCTCTCCTCCTCTTCGGTGAGGTGGGGCACCAGGGCCCACAGATCCCCGAAGGAGGAAAGGGACAGCTCCCTCTGAACCGAAGGATCCGGGGACCTGGAAAAAAGAGACCTTAGATACCGGCTTATGTCCAAGACCACTCCTCCTTCTCTTCCATAGACAGGAACCGGCCCCAAGCCCTTGGGGCCCTAGCCACTCAACATATTAGCATTTACTTAAAAGCAGTACAAACCTAACTCTTTAACACGAACCCCGCCAGCATGGGCAGTATGACCAGGATGCACAATATTCTGCATAGGTTGAAGAGCACCGTCACCGCCCCGTCAGCTCCGCTCTCCACCGCCGCTATCACCACCCCGGAAAGGCCTCCCGGCGAGGTGGCAAAAAGCGAGGTGGCAAAGTCCATCCCGCAAAGCCTCATGAAAACCAACGCCATGACCACGCAGAAGCCCAGAAGCATGAGGCTGTAAACCGCCGCGTAGGGCAAGAGCCCCAAGGCCCTGCGAAAGGACACCAGCTCGCTGGAGCGGACCAACACGTAGGCCACAAGGCACTGGGACAGGGCGGAAACCCATCCCGGCAGGCGGGAATCGCCGACCCCCAACAGGGCCTTAACCGCCAATCCCCCCAATATGCCCAACGCCATGGCGCCGGCGGGAACCCTGAGCTTAAGGCCCAGCACCCCAAAGGAGAACACGCCCAGGGCTAAAAGCCCCTCTCTCAAAAACCCATTCAAAAGATCACCCCCCGTCCAGGGGAGGAAGTACGATGATCAGCTCGCCGTGGCGGACCTCATCATCCATGGATAGGATGCGAAGGGAGCGCACCACCGCCCCCACATGGAAAAGGTCAACCCCTGCGGCCACAAGGGCCTCCCGAACCGGAGCACAATCCCCCGAAAGGGACACCACCTTCTCCCCACCCAAGGGGAGCTTCACCCTAACCTCCAAGGCCCTCCGCCATGGCCCTGGCCGCCCGGGGCCCCGAATCGTAAACGCAGCCCCCCCGGGAGTCCGCTATCACCAAGAGCGGCATCCTTCGAACCTCTATCCTCAGCACCGCCTCGGGCCCCAGCTCCCCGTAGGCCACCACCTCGGATGACACCACCGACCGGGAAAGGAGCGCCGCAGCGCCCCCGGTGGCGCCGAAGTACACGGCGCCGAAGGACGCCAGGGCATCTAAGACCTCCAAGGACCTCTTGCCCTTCCCTATCATCCCCTTAAGGCCCATGCCAAGGAGCCTCACGGTGAAGGGGTCCATCCTGCCGCTGGTGGTGGGCCCCATGGAGCCTATCACCCTTCCAGGAGGGGTGGGGGAAGGCCCCGCGTAGTATATCACCTGCCCCTCCAGGGGGAACGGCGGACGCCC
Coding sequences:
- a CDS encoding AbrB family transcriptional regulator, which encodes MNGFLREGLLALGVFSFGVLGLKLRVPAGAMALGILGGLAVKALLGVGDSRLPGWVSALSQCLVAYVLVRSSELVSFRRALGLLPYAAVYSLMLLGFCVVMALVFMRLCGMDFATSLFATSPGGLSGVVIAAVESGADGAVTVLFNLCRILCILVILPMLAGFVLKS
- a CDS encoding lysophospholipid acyltransferase family protein; this translates as MKQPFIVGGLKILVSLFRCMGHGSSVRLGGWLGKLVAAFSKERVDQASARCSRALGISREAARGVVLSSYRHFGMGLAEVIRFPVMREAIPGLVEFEGLENLDRALSMGKGAIILSCHMGNWELTAAALALKGYPIRVVAADQRDPRLTDMLVSMRSSCGVVTIGKASDLKGVFRCLEEGGALAVLLDQDAKSKGLVSEFLGLPASTPLGPVKLARKLGCPVVPCRSVRSPWDPVMHRVTLFPPLEGPGGEPFGRDELGSLEICNRLLSSWIREVPDQWIWMYDRWASVMGRNWWTAP
- a CDS encoding FumA C-terminus/TtdB family hydratase beta subunit is translated as MEIELSTPLDESVRDLSAGQRVYLSGVVYVARDQAHRRMMEDLDAGRPPFPLEGQVIYYAGPSPTPPGRVIGSMGPTTSGRMDPFTVRLLGMGLKGMIGKGKRSLEVLDALASFGAVYFGATGGAAALLSRSVVSSEVVAYGELGPEAVLRIEVRRMPLLVIADSRGGCVYDSGPRAARAMAEGLGG